AGGAATACATAGCCAGTCGGGGGCATCTCCCAATTGATCCACTACTTCAAACGCTGCAGTTTTCTGTCCTTCGAGGCGATAAGGATTAACCGAGTTAACTAGCGTTACAGGATATTTGTGTGCAATATCGCGCACTAAATTAAAACAATCATCAAAATTTCCATCAATGGCAATCACTTCTGCGCCATAGAGAAGGGCTTGGGCAAGTTTTCCGAGGGCAACATAGCCATCTGGGATCAGAACAAAGGCTTTTAAACCAGCACGAACCGCATAAGCAGAAGCAGCGGCGGAGGTGTTACCTGTACTGGCGCAAATAACCGCTTTTGCCCCATCTTCCTTGGCTTTAGAAATCGCCATAGTCATTCCCCGATCCTTAAAGCTACCAGTGGGGTTTAGACCATCATACTTAACATAAACCTTAACCCCTCTTCCTACTCGTTCCGAAAGGCTATAGGCTGGAATTAAAGGGGTATTCCCTTCATGGAGGGTTACTACGGGAGTTTGATCACTAACGGGGAGAAAGGAACGATAGGCTTCAATCAGACCAGACCACTTTGTCCGATCTTGAACATAATTATTTGGCGTTGTATAGGCGGTAGCTGGCGAAACTCTTGTGGTCACGGGTTTCTTTAGGGTGATGGTGTCGCTTCTAAAATAATAGACTAATAACCAAGGGAGGGCGCAAAACCCAGCTCAGTAGAATAGCAAGGTTGGCGGAGGAGTCAGGGGATGAATCTGACAGGGGAAACAAGTAACCAACCTTTAGGAATGCGCCTGACATCGAAAATCTCAATAAAATTACTTATGATGTCGGTTTATCCTTGGAAAATAGCTCTCGTCCTCACTGTACCATAAAAGTTTAGCAAATGTGAGCGAAATTAACGATCATTACGAGCGTTTCGCAGAAGCAGAACGAATTGAGGGCTTATTAGACCCACGTTTGCTACGAGGCTTGGGTTTTGGACTATCACTGGGGGGATCTTGCCAGTTTTCATCTAACCAATTGGGGCGACTTTCATCGTAAATCATTTGTAAGGCGGCTGCCGCGATTGCGTGAGGATCATACTCATCACTGAGTTCTCGCACTAAGGGTAAGAAGGAAGCCATCCGTTCGCC
This window of the Euhalothece natronophila Z-M001 genome carries:
- the thrC gene encoding threonine synthase, yielding MIEAYRSFLPVSDQTPVVTLHEGNTPLIPAYSLSERVGRGVKVYVKYDGLNPTGSFKDRGMTMAISKAKEDGAKAVICASTGNTSAAASAYAVRAGLKAFVLIPDGYVALGKLAQALLYGAEVIAIDGNFDDCFNLVRDIAHKYPVTLVNSVNPYRLEGQKTAAFEVVDQLGDAPDWLCIPVGNAGNISAYWMGFCQYHQHQKCEKLPRMMGFQAVGSAPIVEGHPVKSPNTVATAIRIGNPANWKRALAVEDASQGEFNAVTDEEILEAYRILAREEGVFCEPASAASVAGLLKVKDQIPNNATVVCVLTGNGLKDPQSAIDHAQAQVKAGVASELESVAQVMGF